A window of Reinekea marina contains these coding sequences:
- a CDS encoding M15 family metallopeptidase, translating into MKRREFLIQSVSASAVIAGAGYASLDMLSRRHLRYEQTIEQRGTHAAAKVMVENNPTMDEGLVSPSAPQSGIDLPSPEKAQSRPALSYLQQDQAEKLMPDLTRPDSELNIVEEVVLPDTNIENIALATPEESAETVQEKVSNFETNFTDDVVLSEADYKLLVQSLERINRVQDYVGFGNFNVLSLDEALKYAKYSPRIGEFSAEELNFLEKMFNYNSSRLGFFGEKVISNMTNVVPSNDVVKMPGTGHYVFRGHSETFYNKLTAEVGDTLILTSGVRNIVKQYQLFMAKTVQASGNLSRASRSLAPPGHSYHAIGDFDVGRVGGGLANFTAEFASTEEFKKLQDLGYVQIRYTADNTLGVRYEPWHIRVV; encoded by the coding sequence GTGAAGCGTCGTGAATTTTTAATACAGTCTGTCTCTGCTTCTGCAGTGATAGCCGGTGCTGGTTACGCTTCTTTAGATATGCTCTCCCGTCGCCACTTGCGATACGAGCAAACCATTGAACAACGTGGCACCCATGCTGCGGCCAAAGTGATGGTTGAGAATAACCCTACAATGGATGAGGGCTTGGTATCTCCTTCGGCTCCTCAATCCGGGATCGACCTTCCCAGCCCTGAAAAGGCCCAGTCTCGACCGGCACTTTCCTATTTGCAGCAAGATCAAGCCGAAAAACTCATGCCCGATTTAACACGCCCAGACAGCGAGTTAAATATTGTGGAAGAAGTAGTATTACCCGATACGAATATCGAAAACATCGCCTTAGCCACGCCTGAAGAATCCGCCGAAACCGTCCAAGAAAAGGTCTCTAACTTTGAGACTAACTTCACAGACGATGTTGTATTGTCCGAAGCCGACTATAAATTGCTTGTACAATCACTTGAGCGAATTAATCGCGTTCAAGATTACGTAGGCTTTGGTAATTTTAACGTTTTATCGCTCGATGAAGCTTTAAAGTACGCTAAATACTCGCCCCGTATTGGAGAATTCAGCGCAGAAGAACTGAATTTTCTAGAGAAAATGTTTAACTATAACTCCAGTCGTTTAGGCTTTTTTGGTGAGAAAGTTATTTCGAACATGACTAACGTGGTACCAAGTAACGACGTGGTTAAAATGCCGGGCACCGGTCACTATGTATTCCGTGGCCACTCTGAAACTTTTTACAACAAGTTAACGGCTGAAGTGGGGGATACCCTAATTCTGACCAGTGGTGTTCGGAATATTGTGAAGCAATATCAGCTGTTTATGGCCAAAACGGTTCAGGCCAGTGGAAACTTATCGCGTGCATCCCGTTCATTAGCACCTCCTGGGCATTCGTACCATGCCATTGGCGATTTCGATGTGGGTAGAGTCGGTGGCGGGCTTGCAAACTTTACCGCTGAATTTGCCAGCACTGAAGAGTTTAAAAAGCTACAAGACTTAGGCTATGTGCAAATTCGATACACCGCCGATAATACATTGGGGGTGCGTTATGAACCTTGGCACATACGCGTGGTTTAA
- a CDS encoding DUF2721 domain-containing protein, protein MTITTPALLFPAISLLMLAYTNRFLVIAQLIRSLYKQNSENPDTDLRNQILHLRLRIVVIRRMQVAGILSFIFCVITMIALFLQFVELAYYLFGSSLVLLLISLCISLYEVQISGQALTVQLKNLEKKS, encoded by the coding sequence ATGACGATTACGACGCCTGCACTGCTTTTCCCTGCTATCTCTTTATTAATGTTAGCTTACACCAATCGCTTTTTAGTCATTGCCCAACTGATCCGCTCGTTATACAAACAAAACTCCGAAAACCCAGACACTGATTTACGCAATCAAATACTGCACCTCAGACTCAGAATCGTCGTCATTCGCCGGATGCAGGTCGCGGGTATCTTATCGTTTATTTTTTGTGTAATAACTATGATCGCGCTATTTTTACAATTCGTTGAACTGGCCTACTACCTTTTTGGCTCGTCGCTGGTGCTGCTATTGATATCTCTATGCATCAGTTTGTACGAGGTTCAAATAAGCGGCCAAGCGCTTACTGTGCAACTTAAGAACCTCGAAAAGAAAAGCTAA
- a CDS encoding TerB family tellurite resistance protein produces MIKQIIAFFNSEPEAAQPELSVDDAAAVLLIEIMMADHDMDQRERQSIESILSKRLNATESEIKECIDVAIKRREASHDTYQFTKVINDHWGEQQRYELVVDLWRVAFADGELDKHEDQRVRRLNESLHLHHSHFIKAKAEAQNNP; encoded by the coding sequence ATGATTAAGCAAATTATAGCGTTTTTCAATTCTGAGCCAGAAGCAGCGCAGCCAGAACTCTCTGTTGATGATGCCGCCGCAGTGCTGCTCATTGAAATCATGATGGCAGACCATGACATGGATCAGCGCGAGCGTCAAAGTATTGAGTCTATTTTATCTAAACGCTTAAATGCGACCGAAAGTGAGATAAAAGAGTGCATCGACGTGGCTATCAAGCGAAGGGAGGCCAGTCACGATACCTATCAGTTTACCAAGGTCATAAATGACCACTGGGGCGAGCAACAGCGGTATGAATTAGTAGTAGACCTATGGCGCGTAGCCTTTGCGGATGGTGAACTAGATAAACATGAAGACCAGCGAGTTAGGCGCTTAAATGAATCGCTTCATTTACATCATTCGCACTTTATAAAAGCAAAAGCAGAAGCGCAAAATAACCCTTAA
- the dapE gene encoding succinyl-diaminopimelate desuccinylase, giving the protein MSSATFDLTCDLISRNSVTPEDKGCQQLMADRLSAVGFNNEHMRIEDVENLWATRGDSGPLLVFAGHTDVVPTGDLNQWTHPPFEPTVVDGHLFGRGAADMKGSLAAMVVATERFVEAYPNHKGRIGYLITSDEEGDAYHGTVAVIEKLMARGEKIDWALVGEPSSTDKVGDTIKNGRRGSMLGYLTVKGKQGHVAYPHLAKNPVHLAAPAIAALSTEIWDEGNDFFPATSFQVSNIKSGTGATNVIPGDAEIMFSFRFSTESSAESLQQRTRALLDKHGFEYELRFEVKGEPFLTAQGALVQAAVQAVEDTVGYKPELSTAGGTSDGRFIAPTGAQVLELGPRNATIHQIDECVSVDDLDKLTDMYYRIMENLLA; this is encoded by the coding sequence ACCTGTGATTTAATCTCACGTAATTCAGTAACACCCGAAGATAAAGGCTGTCAGCAGCTAATGGCAGATAGGCTCAGCGCTGTTGGCTTTAACAATGAACACATGCGAATTGAGGATGTAGAAAACCTTTGGGCAACACGAGGTGACTCTGGCCCTTTGTTAGTGTTTGCTGGTCATACTGATGTTGTGCCAACAGGTGATTTAAACCAGTGGACGCACCCACCTTTTGAACCTACGGTAGTGGATGGTCATTTGTTCGGGCGCGGTGCCGCCGATATGAAAGGCTCCTTGGCCGCTATGGTGGTAGCAACAGAGCGGTTTGTGGAAGCCTACCCAAACCACAAAGGCCGAATTGGCTATTTAATTACCTCTGATGAAGAAGGCGATGCTTACCACGGAACAGTTGCGGTCATCGAAAAACTCATGGCACGTGGTGAAAAAATTGATTGGGCGCTCGTCGGTGAACCCTCCAGTACGGATAAAGTGGGAGACACCATTAAAAATGGTCGTCGTGGCTCTATGCTGGGCTATCTTACGGTAAAAGGAAAGCAAGGCCATGTCGCCTATCCACATTTAGCTAAGAATCCAGTGCATTTAGCTGCCCCGGCAATTGCAGCCTTATCGACAGAGATTTGGGATGAAGGCAACGATTTTTTCCCGGCAACATCGTTCCAAGTATCAAACATTAAATCGGGAACCGGCGCGACCAACGTCATTCCAGGCGATGCAGAAATTATGTTCAGCTTTCGTTTTAGCACGGAATCGAGCGCGGAATCTTTGCAACAAAGAACCCGAGCTCTGCTAGATAAACACGGCTTTGAATATGAGCTTCGTTTTGAGGTTAAAGGTGAGCCTTTCTTGACCGCTCAAGGTGCGTTAGTACAAGCGGCGGTACAAGCAGTAGAAGATACCGTTGGCTACAAGCCAGAGCTCTCTACCGCCGGTGGTACCTCTGATGGGCGCTTTATTGCCCCGACGGGAGCTCAAGTACTTGAGCTAGGTCCTCGAAATGCAACCATTCATCAAATCGATGAATGTGTCAGTGTCGATGATCTCGATAAGCTGACAGACATGTATTACCGCATAATGGAAAATTTACTCGCCTAG